From Drosophila yakuba strain Tai18E2 chromosome 2L, Prin_Dyak_Tai18E2_2.1, whole genome shotgun sequence, one genomic window encodes:
- the LOC6527696 gene encoding guanine nucleotide exchange factor MSS4 homolog yields the protein MTEEADFSEQIVDGKNKSNVRCQFCNSLMLKAQEGTYNQEEVDVPLMMQKQDRTADSLNSEPLKDFWLVKDMMTFENIGFSNTLDGRKFLVCADCERGPVGYHDLSTRHCFLALKRVVHKDT from the exons ATGACCGAGGAAGCTGATTTCAGCGAGCAAATCGTTGATggaaaaaacaaatcaaatgtGCGCTGCCAGTTCTGCAACAGTTTGATGCTGAAAGCCCAAGAGGGCACCTACAACCAGGAGGAG GTGGATGTGCCACTGATGATGCAGAAGCAGGACCGAACAGCGGACAGCCTAAACAGCGAGCCACTGAAGGACTTCTGGCTGGTTAAGGACATGATGACGTTCGAGAACATCGGCTTCTCCAACACGCTGGACGGCAGGAAGTTCCTGGTTTGTGCGGACTGCGAGCGAGGACCCGTGGGCTACCATGATCTGAGCACCCGCCACTGCTTCCTGGCCCTCAagagggtggtccacaaggacaccTAA